In one Pseudarthrobacter oxydans genomic region, the following are encoded:
- a CDS encoding GntR family transcriptional regulator, with protein MNALLALPQTEEEAPSQAEAAYRQLRDKLIMLEIRPGEPINEGQLAAELGFGRTPVREAIKRLEVDHLVISYARRGTFATNVDFTELADVSEIRELLEPLAARRAANRASDSMRRELLQVADAIAGLAPGQGESRELMRYDLMVHRLIYKAAANPHLESTLIRYDNLATRIWCVVLDKVPSVTGHITEHVDLLKAVAAGDADKAGELALHHVTSFEETIRKVL; from the coding sequence TTGAATGCACTTCTTGCCCTGCCTCAGACGGAGGAGGAAGCACCGTCCCAGGCGGAGGCCGCGTACCGGCAGCTGCGGGACAAGCTGATCATGCTGGAAATCCGGCCGGGCGAGCCCATCAACGAGGGCCAGTTGGCGGCTGAGCTCGGGTTCGGCCGCACTCCCGTCCGGGAGGCCATCAAGCGGCTGGAAGTGGACCACTTGGTCATTTCCTACGCGCGCCGCGGAACCTTTGCCACGAACGTGGACTTCACGGAACTGGCGGATGTCTCGGAAATCCGGGAACTCCTGGAGCCGCTGGCCGCGCGCCGCGCGGCCAATAGGGCCAGTGACAGCATGCGCCGTGAACTGCTGCAGGTGGCCGACGCCATCGCCGGGCTGGCGCCGGGCCAGGGCGAATCGCGCGAACTCATGCGCTACGACCTGATGGTCCACCGGCTGATCTACAAGGCGGCCGCCAACCCGCACCTGGAAAGCACCCTGATCCGCTACGACAACCTGGCCACGCGCATCTGGTGCGTGGTGCTGGACAAGGTGCCCTCCGTGACCGGCCACATCACCGAGCATGTGGACCTGCTCAAGGCGGTGGCCGCCGGCGACGCCGACAAGGCAGGCGAGCTGGCCCTGCACCACGTCACCAGCTTCGAGGAAACCATCCGCAAGGTGCTGTAG
- a CDS encoding M20 family metallo-hydrolase, whose amino-acid sequence MSNGAVPEPDPTKFTGADAVFLQDFATLSAFGATPGGGVERQAGSPADGEQRAWLSAILRDKGFNVSFDRIGNQFGLLEVNPGAPYVLVGSHLDSQPTAGRYDGAYGVLAAAHAAFSLAAEWRAAGTTPRYNLAVVNWFNEEGARFKPSMMGSSVYTGKMTPEEALATADHGGTTVRQALEATASLGEGTGPTAAYAAEIHIQQGRSMERDGVTIGVVDSNWAANKYQFEVRGEQAHTGSTVIADRRDALLGASMLVVAAREIADHFPGGAVHTSVGQLDVYPNSPVVVPSLVSLLLDLRSADEELLAEADRMFHDRIGRIERTARVEISKTGSHCWPVTPYQPEGVALAEKTAANRGLAYARVKTLAGHDSTNLKDVVPTVMLFVPSAEGISHNEHEYTRDQDIISGLHVLTDVVRSLCLGELDPR is encoded by the coding sequence ATGAGCAACGGTGCCGTGCCCGAACCCGATCCCACGAAGTTCACAGGAGCTGACGCCGTGTTCCTACAGGACTTCGCCACACTCAGCGCTTTTGGTGCCACTCCCGGCGGGGGTGTGGAGCGGCAGGCGGGTTCACCGGCAGACGGGGAACAGCGTGCCTGGCTGTCCGCCATCCTTCGGGACAAGGGGTTCAACGTATCCTTCGACCGGATCGGAAACCAGTTCGGCCTGCTGGAGGTGAACCCCGGTGCGCCATACGTGCTGGTCGGCTCCCACCTTGATTCGCAGCCGACGGCGGGACGGTATGACGGTGCCTACGGCGTGCTCGCCGCCGCCCATGCAGCATTCAGCCTCGCTGCCGAATGGCGTGCCGCAGGGACAACTCCCCGGTACAACCTGGCCGTCGTGAACTGGTTCAATGAGGAAGGTGCCCGCTTCAAACCGTCCATGATGGGCAGTTCCGTCTACACGGGAAAGATGACACCCGAGGAAGCCCTGGCGACGGCGGACCATGGCGGCACAACCGTTCGCCAGGCCTTGGAAGCAACCGCATCGCTGGGCGAGGGCACAGGGCCGACGGCAGCCTACGCCGCCGAAATCCATATCCAGCAGGGCCGCAGCATGGAACGCGACGGCGTCACTATCGGCGTCGTCGACTCCAACTGGGCGGCCAACAAGTACCAGTTTGAGGTCCGCGGCGAGCAGGCGCACACCGGTTCAACGGTCATCGCTGACCGGCGCGACGCCCTCCTGGGTGCATCGATGCTCGTGGTCGCCGCGAGGGAAATCGCAGACCACTTTCCAGGCGGGGCAGTGCATACCTCGGTGGGCCAGCTTGACGTCTATCCCAACTCGCCCGTCGTCGTGCCCTCGCTGGTTTCCTTGCTCCTTGACCTGAGGTCAGCCGACGAGGAACTCCTCGCCGAAGCCGACCGGATGTTCCACGACCGCATCGGCCGGATCGAGCGGACTGCCCGGGTGGAGATCAGCAAGACCGGATCCCACTGCTGGCCGGTTACTCCTTACCAGCCGGAAGGAGTGGCGCTGGCCGAAAAGACCGCGGCAAACCGCGGGTTGGCCTATGCGCGGGTCAAGACGCTGGCCGGACACGACTCCACCAACCTGAAGGACGTCGTTCCCACCGTGATGCTGTTCGTGCCGTCAGCTGAGGGCATCTCCCACAACGAGCATGAGTACACCAGGGACCAGGACATCATCAGCGGCCTGCACGTGCTCACCGACGTTGTCCGCAGCCTCTGCCTCGGGGAACTCGACCCCCGGTAG